A section of the Platichthys flesus chromosome 22, fPlaFle2.1, whole genome shotgun sequence genome encodes:
- the LOC133933352 gene encoding transmembrane protein 163a, whose product MTDPAPPDSTGVPHPAVVVEPAAENGQCEQADFQEQEQHQQEQQEQQEQRSGTESPGKGLKMDQEMKITESIDDKGLLESSVRLKPHEAQSYRKKALWVSWVSIAVTIVLAIAAFTVSIMRHSAAAFGFAFDAALDVLSSVIVLWRYSNAAAVHSAHREYIACVILGVIFILSSLCILGKAINDLATKLLPEVDGFLFSVSIVSGVACIILAVVKFMIGRVLTSRALITDGFNSLVGGVMGFSILISAEVFKHEPQVWYLDGTIGVLMGLIILFYGVKLLLDMVPRIRQTRNYERFE is encoded by the exons ATGACGGACCCCGCGCCGCCCGACTCCACCGGCGTCCCGCACCCGGCTGTGGTTGTGGAGCCCGCGGCGGAGAACGGCCAGTGCGAGCAGGCGGACttccaggagcaggagcagcatcagcaggagcagcaggagcagcaggagcagcggaGCGGCACAGAAAGTCCGGGAAAGGGTCTGAAGATGGACCAGGAGATGAAGATCACAGAGAGCATAGATGACAAAG GTCTTCTGGAGAGCAGCGTGCGTCTGAAGCCTCACGAAGCACAGAGCTACCGTAAGAAAGCCCTGTGGGTGTCCTGGGTCTCCATCGCGGTCACCATCGTCCTCGCCATCGCTGCTTTCA CTGTTTCCATCATGCGTCACAGTGCTGCCGCTTTCGGATTCGCT TTCGACGCAGCCCTGGACGTGTTGTCCTCCGTCATCGTGTTGTGGCGATACAGCAACGCAGCAGCTGTTCATTCTGCTCACAGAGAATACAT agcctGTGTCATCCTGGGTGTGATCTTCATCCTGTCCTCCCTGTGCATTCTGGGTAAGGCCATCAATGACCTGGCCACCAAGCTGTTGCCTGAAGTG GACGGCTTCCTGTTCAGCGTGTCCATCGTCAGCGGCGTGGCGTGCATCATCCTGGCCGTGGTCAAGTTCATGATCGGGAGGGTGCTGACCAGCCGAGCCCTCATCACCGACG GTTTCAACTCGCTGGTGGGAGGAGTCATGGGCTTCTCCATCCTCATCAGCGCCGAGGTGTTCAAGCACGAGCCCCAGGTGTGGTACCTGGACGGGACCATAGGGGTCCTCATGggcctcatcatcctcttctacGGAGTCAA gctgctgctggacatGGTTCCACGGATCCGACAAACCAGGAACTATGAGCGTTTTGAGTGA
- the ccnt2b gene encoding cyclin-T2b has translation MAVHRGPSTKWLFTREQLENTPSRRCGIEADRELSYRQQAANLIQDIGQKLNVSQLTINTAIVYMHKFYMIHSFTKFHRNIISQTTLFLATKVEEQPRKLELVIKMAHACINPQEPAPDTKSNAFLQQGQELAALETILLQTLGFEITVDHPHTDVVRCCELVRASKDLAQTSYFMATNSLHLTTFCLQYRPTVVACVCIHLACKWSNWEIPVSTDGKHWWEYVDRTVTLQLLDELTHEFLQILEKTPSRLKRIRNWRAIQAAKKPKTEGSAVDVAFQGSSLDGLSGVANSFFPSTSSSDSMDMPSLNAIAAPYTNYQPLSDLSKSCNYDQFSQPPHSDFTLVKHEHKSAGGSSSKNQQLDANAASCPRSQKVLTLEKYREKHASETATQNGGKDEPGADMYAPPPALSSHHHKKRSQQARQSGEGRSDKTSSKKPRLTPSFAENGSATSEELKMRIKVSSERHGGAEQGGTLPGKDKHKEHSSHRHLKHGHSYSVTGNGRGALDATSLSLRAPGSNCSDGGSSSSSRKRPHSDAGNHHHSSKSSRSSKAGLSSAHYAADGGHRMLEHHGHDGTNGMLSTNGEHTDYKDTFDMLDSLLSAQGMNL, from the exons ATGGCGGTGCACCGGGGACCCTCCACGAAATGGCTCTTCACCCgggagcagctggagaacacGCCGTCTCGCCGCTGCGGGATCGAGGCGGACAGAGAGCTGTCGTACCGCCAGCAAGCCGCCAACTTGATCCAGGACATCGGCCAGAAACTCAACGT CTCTCAACTAACCATCAACACTGCTATAGTATATATGCACAAGTTTTATATGATCCACTCCTTCACCAAATTCCATCGCAAT atCATCTCGCAGACCACGTTGTTCCTGGCCACTAAAGTTGAAGAGCAGCCCAGGAAGCTGGAGCTGGTCATTAAAATGGCCCATGCCTGCATTAACCCCCAAGAGCCTGCCCCAGACACCAAGAGCAAT GCATTCCTGCAGCAGGGACAAGAGCTCGCGGCTCTGGAAACAATACTGCTGCAAACACTGG GGTTTGAAATAACAGTTGATCATCCACACACAGATGTTGTGAGGTGTTGCGAGCTAGTGCGAG cAAGCAAGGACTTGGCACAGACTTCCTATTTTATGGCTACCAACAG TTTGCACCTCACCACCTTCTGCCTGCAGTACAGACCCACAGTTGTGGCGTGTGTCTGCATCCACCTGGCCTGCAAGTGGTCCAACTGGGAGATCCCTGTGTCCACAGATGGGAAACACTGGTGGGAGTATGTGGACCGCACCGTAACATTGCAGCTGCTGGACG AGCTCACACACGAGTTTCTCCAGATCCTGGAGAAGACGCCCAGCCGGCTGAAGAGGATACGAAACTGGAGG GCCATTCAAGCAGCTAAGAAGCCAAAGACGGAGGGCTCAGCAGTGGACGTAGCCTTCCAGGGTTCGTCCCTCGACGGCCTTTCTGGTGTCGCCAACTCCTTCTTCCCCTCCACGTCTTCATCGGACTCTATGGACATGCCCTCCCTGAACGCCATTGCAGCCCCTTACACCAACTACCAGCCGCTCAGCGACCTGTCAAAGAGCTGCAACTACGACCAGTTCTCCCAGCCGCCCCACTCAGACTTCACACTGGTGAAACACGAACACAAATCTGCAGGCGGGTCTAGTAGTAAAAACCAGCAGCTCGATGCGAACGCCGCATCTTGTCCCCGTTCGCAGAAAGTCTTGACTTTGGAAAAGTACAGAGAGAAACACGCGTCTGAAACGGCCACGCAGAACGGCGGGAAGGATGAGCCGGGCGCAGACATGTACGCACCTCCGCCGGCTCTGTCCTCTCACCACCACAAGAAACGCTCCCAGCAGGCCCGCCAGTCAGGCGAGGGCAGGAGCGACAAGACCAGCTCGAAGAAACCTCGGCTGACTCCTTCTTTTGCAGAGAACGGCTCTGCAACGAGCGAGGAGCTCAAGATGAGAATCAAAGTCTCATCGGAGCGCCACGGGGGCGCCGAGCAGGGCGGGACTCTGCCTGGGAAGGACAAGCACAAAGAACACAGCAGCCACCGCCACTTGAAACACGGACACTCTTATTCCGTCACCGGGAACGGCAGAGGGGCGTTAGACGCCACCTCCTTGTCTCTACGCGCTCCCGGCAGCAACTGTAGCGACGGCGGCTCCTCCAGCTCGTCTAGGAAGAGGCCTCACTCCGACGCCGGCAACCACCACCACTCGTCCAAAAGTAGCAGGAGCTCCAAAGCTGGCCTGAGCTCGGCCCACTACGCAGCCGACGGCGGCCACAGGATGCTGGAGCACCACGGCCACGACGGAACCAACGGCATGCTGAGCACCAACGGTGAACACACTGACTACAAAGACACTTTTGACATGCTGGACTCTTTACTAAGTGCCCAAGGAATGAACTTGTAA